Genomic DNA from Burkholderia plantarii:
CAAACGCGAGCGCGGCGCGCGGGCCATCCGTGGATGACGGTACGGATGCCGGTGCCGATGCACGCCGCGAGCGCGGCCGGCCGGCAAGAAAAAACGGCCAGCGGGCGTTGCCTGCCCGTTGGCCGTCTCGATGGGGAACGGCAGTTCGCCGCTGACCAGCCGCCGACCAGCCGCCGGCTCAGCGCGTGAGCGCGCTGAAGCCCTCGAGCAGCCGGTCGATGTCGGCCGGCGTGATCGCGCCCATCGTCGAGACGCGGAACAGCGAGGCCGACAGGCCGCCCTGGCCCGCGTAGATCACGAAGCCGCGCGCCTTCAGCCCGTCGTGCAGCGTCTCGTAGCCGACACCGGCCGGCAGCGTGTAGGCGCGCAGCACCACCGACGATTCGCCGTCGGGCAGCACCAGCGACATGCCGCGCGCGGCGAGCCCGTCGCGCACCTGGTCGGCGAGCGCGCGGTAGCGCGCGTGGCGAGCCTGCCAGCCGCCTTCGTCCTCGAACTCGCGCAGCGCCTCGACGAGCGCGTAGTAGGCGTGGACCGACGGCGTGAACGGCGTGTTGCGCTGCGCCTGCAGCTTCGCCAGACGCGCCAGGTCGAGGTAATAGGTGCGGCTCGCGGCACGCGCCAGCGCCGCGCCGCGCACGATCACGAACGCCGCGCCCGGCACGCCGTGCAGGCATTTGTTGGCGGTGGCGGCCACCGCGTCGAGCACGTCGTCGCCGAACTCGATCGCCTCGGCGCCGAAGCTGCTGACGCCGTCCACCAGCAGCCGCGCGCCGTGCTTGCGGCACAGCCCGGCGATCGGGCCGAGCGCGTTCAGGCGCCCGGTGGTGGTCTCGTGATGGATCACGGCGACGTGCGTGATCGCGCGGTCGCCGGCCAGCGCGGCCTCGACGCGGGCCAGGTCCGGCGCTTCCATCCACTCGTGCTTCAATACCTCGTGCGCGATCCGGTACTGCTTCGCGATCTGCGCGATGCGGTCGCCGTACACGCCGTTCTCGATCACGAGCAGCTTGCCGTCCTCGGGGACCAGCGCGGCGATCATGCTTTCGACGGCGGCGGTGCCCGAGCCCGTCGTCAGCACCGCCTGCCATTCGGCAGGATCGAGCGAGTAGGCGGCCACGAGGCGCGCGCGCGCCTCGTCCTGGAGATCGAAGAACTCGCTTTCACGGTGGCAGAGGTCCGTCTGCAGCAGGCTTTGGCGGACGCGCTCGGTGAGCGTGACCGGGCCGGGGTTCAGCAGCAGCATCATTGGGCTCCCGCGCCGATGTGGCGCATCAGACGAGTCTTCACTTCGACCGGGGTGACGGTCGGGCGCGGCAGGCCGTCGGGCACGCCGGTGCGGATCGTGACGCCGGCGAAGCGCGCGCCGTCGGCGGGCTCGGCGAACACGGCGTCGAGCACGCCGAGATCGCCGCCTTCGCGCGCCGACGCGTAGCCGCAAGCCGCCGCCACGCCGGCGAACGACACGCACGGCGAGACGGTGGACTGGCCGCCCGTCGATTCGTGCGCGCCGTTGTCGAGCAGCACGTGGACCAGGTTCCCGGGCCCGTAGGCGCCGAGCGTCGCGAACGCGCCCATCCGCATCAGCGCGGCGCCGTCGCCGTCCACGGCCACCACGGTCAGGTCGGGGCGCGCCAGCGCGAGGCCGAGCGCGAGCGGCGTCACGCAGCCCATCGAGCCGACCATGTAGAGCTGGTTGGCGCGATCGTCGAGCGCGTAGAGCTCACGCCCGCAGAAACCGGTGGAGGCCAGCACCACGCTCGAGTCGAGCGGGGTGCGCGCGATCACGGCGGCCAGCGCGTCGTGGCGCGTCGGCAGTTCGGCCGCGGCGGGCCGGGCCGAGGCGGCCACGGCGTGCGTGCGCGGCGCCGGCATCGCGGCGTCCTTGAGCGGATAGGCGGCCACGCTGCCCTTCTGCATCACCAGCGCGTAGGGGCGGCCGGTCTCGTCCATGTGGCGGATCGCGCGGTCCAGCGCCGGGGCGATCTGGTCGGCCTCGGTCGGGAACAGCTCCCACGGGATGTCCATGGTGTCGAGCATCTGCGGCGTGATCGGCCCCATCAGCGCGTGCTGCGGCTCGTCGTGCTCGCCGGGCTTGCCGCGCCAGGTGACGATCAGCAGCTGCGGCAGCCGGAACGTCCAGGTCAGCGAGGTCAGCGGGCTGACCGCGTTGCCGAGCCCGGAGTTCTGCATCATCGCGATGCCGCGCTTGCCGCCGAGCGTCGCGCCCGCCACGATGGCGACCGCGTCGCCCTCGTTGGCGGCCGACACGTAATGCAGCGTCGGGTCCTGCAGCACGTAGTTGATGAACGGCGTCAGGTACGAGCAGGGCACGCCCGCATACCAGTCGAAACCGCGCTCGCGCGCGGCCTCGACGAACTGTGCCGCCTCGATCATTGCGCGTCCCCGACCGCCGTGCCGCTCGCGAGCGGCGTCTGGCCGTGCGCGAAGTCGCCCGCGCGACGGAATTCGTCGAGGTCGTTCACGCCGCGCCAGTGGCCGTGGACGTACTGCACCGCGATCTGCTCGCCGGCTTCCACCAGCGCGTTGAGCAGCGCCGGGATGTCGAGCTGGTCGAAGTCGGGGCGTGCCTGCAGCGTCGCGATCATCGCCTTCAGGCGTTCGACGCCCGCGCCGCGCACGTTCAGGAGGCCGACCCAGCGGCCGTGCGGCGCGCCGTTGCCGGCGTCGCTCGCCACGCGCCGCAGCGTGATCTTCTGGCCGAACAGGCCGCGGTCGTCGGCGGCCGAGCACAGCGCGAAGTCATGCACGCTCTGGTTCGGCGAATCGGTCAGCGACGAATCCACCACCACCGTGAACTCGGCGTCGCTCTCGGCCAGGTCGCGCAGGATGTAGCTGCGGAACAGCAGGTCGCCGTAGGAGATCACGGTGTCGCCGCTGATCTTGCCGGCCGCGCAGGCCAGCGAGGCGAGCTCGCCCGTCTCGGCGTGGCGCTCGTTGACCACCAGCTTGATGCCGGACTTGTCGATCGCGTCGGCGCGGTAGCCGCCCACCACCGTGATGTCGTTCACGCCTTCCTTCTTGAAGCCGTCCACCAGCCAGCGCAGGAGCGGCTTGCCGGCGATCGGCAGCATCACCTTCGGCCTGTCCTCGGTGACGGCCTCGAGGCCCGAGCCGCGGCTCGCCGCGAGCACCAGCGCCGAGTTCGACGAGCGCGACGACGACGACAGGTAGAGGCGCTCGGCGGCCGAGTATTCGTCGGCGTCCTGCAGGCGGAAGATCTCGTTGACGGTGGCCACGCGATCCTCGACGTTGACGAGCGTCTCGCTCTCGAAGATCTCGCGCGCGGTGGCCTGCATCGCCGCGGCCGACGAGCGGACCAGATGGTTCGCCCAGATCACGGTGCTGATGCCGGCCTGGCGGAACACGTCGGTCGGCGTGCTGTAGTACTTGGTCGGCACGATCACGAGCGGCGCGCGGTTGCCCCATTCGCGCGCGAACTGGAGGATCTCGTCCGGGCGCGACAGCTTGCTGTGGATCAGGATCGCGTCGGCGCCGGCATCGGCGTAGGCATGCGCGCGGCGCAGCGCCTCGTCCATGCCCCAGCCCGCGATCAGCGCCTCGACGCGCGCCACGATCGAGAAGTCCGGATCGTGCTGAGAATCCTTGCCGGCCTTGATCTTGCCCGCGAACTCGTCGATCTCGGCGAGCGGCTGGCGTTCGCCGTCGATGAAGCTGTTGGTCTTCGGGAACTGCTTGTCCTCGATGCAGACGCCGGCGATGCCGCGCTGCTCGAGCTTGCGCACCAGGCGGCGCATGTTGTTGAAGTTGCCGTAGCCGGTGTCGCCGTCGAGCAGGATCGGCAGGTCGCTCGCGTCGGCCATGAATTCGAGCACGTCGACCACCTGGGTCCAGCTCGCTTCGTTGTTATCGCGCACACCGAGCGCGGCGGAGATCGACAGGCCCGAGCCCCAGATCGCCTTGAAGCCGGCCTCGCGCACGATCTTCGCGGACAGGCCGTTGTG
This window encodes:
- the aepY gene encoding phosphonopyruvate decarboxylase, whose amino-acid sequence is MIEAAQFVEAARERGFDWYAGVPCSYLTPFINYVLQDPTLHYVSAANEGDAVAIVAGATLGGKRGIAMMQNSGLGNAVSPLTSLTWTFRLPQLLIVTWRGKPGEHDEPQHALMGPITPQMLDTMDIPWELFPTEADQIAPALDRAIRHMDETGRPYALVMQKGSVAAYPLKDAAMPAPRTHAVAASARPAAAELPTRHDALAAVIARTPLDSSVVLASTGFCGRELYALDDRANQLYMVGSMGCVTPLALGLALARPDLTVVAVDGDGAALMRMGAFATLGAYGPGNLVHVLLDNGAHESTGGQSTVSPCVSFAGVAAACGYASAREGGDLGVLDAVFAEPADGARFAGVTIRTGVPDGLPRPTVTPVEVKTRLMRHIGAGAQ
- a CDS encoding 2-aminoethylphosphonate aminotransferase, with amino-acid sequence MLLLNPGPVTLTERVRQSLLQTDLCHRESEFFDLQDEARARLVAAYSLDPAEWQAVLTTGSGTAAVESMIAALVPEDGKLLVIENGVYGDRIAQIAKQYRIAHEVLKHEWMEAPDLARVEAALAGDRAITHVAVIHHETTTGRLNALGPIAGLCRKHGARLLVDGVSSFGAEAIEFGDDVLDAVAATANKCLHGVPGAAFVIVRGAALARAASRTYYLDLARLAKLQAQRNTPFTPSVHAYYALVEALREFEDEGGWQARHARYRALADQVRDGLAARGMSLVLPDGESSVVLRAYTLPAGVGYETLHDGLKARGFVIYAGQGGLSASLFRVSTMGAITPADIDRLLEGFSALTR
- the aepX gene encoding phosphoenolpyruvate mutase produces the protein MNAREPNFTESRAARLRRMLTSNELEFLMEAHNGLSAKIVREAGFKAIWGSGLSISAALGVRDNNEASWTQVVDVLEFMADASDLPILLDGDTGYGNFNNMRRLVRKLEQRGIAGVCIEDKQFPKTNSFIDGERQPLAEIDEFAGKIKAGKDSQHDPDFSIVARVEALIAGWGMDEALRRAHAYADAGADAILIHSKLSRPDEILQFAREWGNRAPLVIVPTKYYSTPTDVFRQAGISTVIWANHLVRSSAAAMQATAREIFESETLVNVEDRVATVNEIFRLQDADEYSAAERLYLSSSSRSSNSALVLAASRGSGLEAVTEDRPKVMLPIAGKPLLRWLVDGFKKEGVNDITVVGGYRADAIDKSGIKLVVNERHAETGELASLACAAGKISGDTVISYGDLLFRSYILRDLAESDAEFTVVVDSSLTDSPNQSVHDFALCSAADDRGLFGQKITLRRVASDAGNGAPHGRWVGLLNVRGAGVERLKAMIATLQARPDFDQLDIPALLNALVEAGEQIAVQYVHGHWRGVNDLDEFRRAGDFAHGQTPLASGTAVGDAQ